One candidate division WOR-3 bacterium genomic window, GCAACGCTTTCATGCTCTTTGACACCCAGGCATTGATTAATGACAATCCGGGCTGCGGATCTTAGTCTCTTGTTATTTACCATCGGAAATGGGCAAAGGCTTTATTCGCTTCGGCCATCTTGTGGACTTCTTCTTTCTTCTTTATCGCATTACCCTCGTTCCGACTTGCCGCAATTATTTCTTGGGCAAGTCTTTCTTCCATCCGGTACTCAGGACGTTCTCTCGCTGCCTGGATTATCCATTTAATTGCCAGACTTTCCTTCCGGTTGGGCCTTACCTCCATCGGAATCTGGTAAGTAGCGCCACCCACCCGGCGCGGCCGGACCTCAAGCACTGGTTTCACATTATTCAACGCCCTCTCAAAAACCGCCAAGCCATCTTCTTTCGTTATCTTCTCAATTCTTTCAATCGCCCCATAAAAAATCTTCTGGGCAATCGTCTTTTTACCGTCCCACATCAGATTGTTTATAAACTTGCTCACCAGGACACTGTTATATTTGGGG contains:
- the rpsG gene encoding 30S ribosomal protein S7, whose protein sequence is MGRRRRATIRKIQPDPKYNSVLVSKFINNLMWDGKKTIAQKIFYGAIERIEKITKEDGLAVFERALNNVKPVLEVRPRRVGGATYQIPMEVRPNRKESLAIKWIIQAARERPEYRMEERLAQEIIAASRNEGNAIKKKEEVHKMAEANKAFAHFRW